One Pirellulales bacterium genomic window carries:
- a CDS encoding c-type cytochrome, which yields MTQNYSFSVSGESIEDRIGQRGLRATDNAFSPLVRFATVALGWMTLVLVAPVTATPQSPAPAVAVADHAIVSGFDRLHAQLPAGEDPAHAAQLLSGGYLLLGELNCTSCHQVPAAAEALLLKKQAPYLGEIAQRADPRFLQKFIANTHGTKPGTTMPSLLAHLPPEQAQAQAAALTHYLASLASQPFSRSAVDTAAIGRGQNLFHKVGCVACHAPREDRGPAPVNEDEATPRIDLNATSIPLSRKLHEKYSLAGLFGFLQNPLAIRPSGRMPHLHLTAQEANDIANYLLKDTQVPAPLRQSIYEHSINSLAELDQLQPTTVGNAFRFELGEYAGKSNFAMKFEGYLEIPTAGDYTFFVSSDDGTGLWIDDQLVVDNDGIHATQQKSGTITLQPGKHAIRLVYFQGGGQATLNVKFKGPNIEQGPIPSALLTASKDPPPAEQPFVVDAQLAREGARLFTTVGCANCHQLGPTGDNPPGKAAPPIVDFRGQAGCLAPQPAAAHPFYQLNDSQQSALREALTSIQKSALPERSLAEQTHFRLMALNCYACHKRSAPLIAGNNGEAPHTQDFGGVIRERDPYFTANSPDLGDEGRLPPTLTGVGDKLLATWITKVLAGNGVARPYMDTRMPAFGEANIGALPGDFASIDLVKSSLPIPSDPPAELKAAGHALVSKEGLGCISCHMFNRQKSLGIQALDLTTLRDRLRPEWFARYMLNPSEYRPGTRMPQAFINGKSTQRAILDGDPTRQIQALWAYLEDGRKAKTPTGLITQGLELVVGGEAVIYRNFIEGASPRGIGVGYPEEVNIAWDANRLSLPLIWQGKFMDGKRHWEGRGEGFEKPLGNKVLKLFAGPPLARLDNPEAPWPSTEQDMRAKAPGYRFLGYSLDEQRRPAFRYEWSPTGKLADGQLVRVIDFPRGSSNTTENFLTRTLSFTVPEGQKDLWYRVAAGKIVPLPEGAGTYRVDDNLILKLQLPDGLTATLRDQNNQQELLVPIGGAGQSELTLEYHW from the coding sequence ATGACGCAAAATTATTCTTTTTCTGTCAGCGGAGAATCGATTGAAGATAGAATTGGCCAGCGGGGTCTTCGCGCGACCGACAACGCTTTTTCGCCGCTTGTTCGGTTTGCCACAGTGGCGCTGGGCTGGATGACGTTGGTGCTTGTCGCTCCGGTCACCGCCACCCCCCAGAGCCCGGCTCCCGCAGTTGCCGTCGCGGACCATGCGATAGTCAGTGGATTTGATCGGCTGCACGCCCAACTGCCCGCGGGAGAGGATCCCGCGCATGCGGCGCAGCTTTTATCAGGCGGATACTTGCTGCTGGGGGAACTTAACTGCACGAGTTGTCATCAGGTTCCCGCCGCGGCGGAAGCCCTGTTATTAAAAAAGCAGGCCCCCTACCTGGGGGAAATCGCCCAACGGGCCGATCCCCGCTTTCTTCAAAAATTCATTGCCAATACGCACGGGACCAAGCCTGGCACGACCATGCCCAGTTTGCTCGCCCATTTGCCGCCTGAGCAGGCCCAGGCGCAGGCCGCGGCGTTGACGCATTATTTAGCATCGCTAGCCAGCCAGCCGTTTAGCCGTTCGGCGGTTGATACCGCGGCGATTGGGCGGGGGCAAAATTTATTTCACAAGGTTGGTTGCGTCGCCTGCCATGCCCCGCGCGAGGATCGCGGCCCCGCCCCGGTAAATGAAGACGAAGCCACGCCCCGCATCGATCTGAACGCCACCTCGATCCCGCTGTCGCGCAAGTTGCACGAAAAGTATTCGCTGGCGGGCCTATTTGGCTTCTTGCAGAATCCACTGGCCATTCGCCCCAGCGGTCGGATGCCCCATTTGCATTTAACAGCGCAGGAAGCTAACGATATCGCGAACTACCTGCTCAAGGACACCCAAGTCCCAGCGCCGTTGCGGCAATCGATCTATGAACATAGTATCAATTCGCTCGCGGAACTGGATCAACTGCAACCAACCACGGTGGGCAATGCTTTTCGCTTTGAACTGGGGGAATACGCAGGCAAAAGCAATTTCGCCATGAAGTTTGAGGGATACCTGGAGATACCGACCGCGGGGGACTACACGTTTTTTGTCTCCTCCGATGACGGCACGGGGCTGTGGATCGATGACCAATTGGTCGTAGACAATGATGGCATTCATGCCACCCAGCAAAAGTCGGGGACAATTACCCTGCAGCCCGGCAAGCATGCGATCCGGCTGGTTTATTTTCAAGGCGGTGGCCAAGCCACGCTCAACGTGAAGTTCAAGGGGCCAAATATCGAACAGGGACCGATTCCCAGCGCGCTGTTGACCGCGTCCAAGGATCCCCCCCCCGCCGAGCAACCGTTTGTTGTGGATGCACAACTAGCCCGGGAAGGCGCCCGGCTCTTTACGACCGTGGGCTGTGCCAATTGCCATCAATTGGGTCCAACCGGCGACAATCCTCCGGGAAAAGCCGCACCGCCGATTGTCGATTTTCGGGGCCAAGCCGGTTGCCTGGCCCCCCAACCCGCCGCAGCTCATCCCTTCTATCAGCTAAATGACTCGCAGCAATCCGCCTTGCGGGAGGCGTTGACCTCCATCCAAAAATCCGCGCTGCCAGAACGTTCTCTGGCGGAACAGACGCATTTTCGTCTGATGGCGCTCAACTGCTATGCCTGCCACAAACGCTCCGCTCCGCTGATAGCAGGTAATAACGGAGAAGCACCTCACACCCAGGATTTTGGCGGCGTCATTCGCGAGCGCGACCCCTACTTTACGGCCAATAGCCCCGACCTGGGGGATGAAGGACGTTTGCCGCCGACGCTCACGGGCGTGGGGGATAAACTGCTTGCCACCTGGATCACCAAGGTCCTGGCTGGCAACGGGGTCGCCCGCCCCTACATGGATACCCGCATGCCCGCCTTTGGCGAGGCCAATATCGGTGCCTTGCCAGGGGATTTTGCCTCGATCGATCTGGTCAAAAGTTCTTTGCCAATTCCCTCCGATCCCCCGGCCGAACTGAAAGCTGCCGGACATGCCCTGGTCAGCAAAGAGGGACTGGGATGTATCTCTTGCCACATGTTCAACCGGCAAAAGTCGCTGGGCATTCAGGCGCTGGACCTGACCACCCTGCGCGATCGCCTGCGCCCCGAATGGTTCGCCCGTTATATGCTTAACCCCAGCGAATACCGCCCCGGCACCCGCATGCCCCAGGCGTTTATTAACGGCAAAAGCACCCAACGCGCTATTCTGGATGGCGATCCCACCCGCCAAATTCAAGCCCTCTGGGCGTATCTAGAGGATGGCCGCAAAGCGAAAACACCCACGGGCCTGATCACGCAGGGATTGGAATTGGTCGTGGGGGGAGAAGCGGTGATTTACCGTAACTTCATCGAAGGGGCCAGTCCCCGCGGCATCGGCGTGGGCTACCCCGAGGAAGTGAATATCGCCTGGGATGCCAACCGATTAAGTTTGCCGCTGATCTGGCAGGGAAAATTCATGGATGGCAAACGCCACTGGGAAGGGCGTGGCGAAGGATTTGAAAAACCGCTGGGAAACAAAGTGCTCAAGCTATTTGCCGGACCGCCCCTGGCTAGGCTGGATAATCCCGAGGCCCCCTGGCCATCCACCGAGCAAGATATGCGGGCCAAAGCCCCGGGCTATCGCTTTTTAGGCTATTCGCTGGATGAACAGCGACGTCCCGCGTTTCGCTACGAATGGTCCCCCACGGGCAAACTGGCGGATGGCCAGTTGGTGCGCGTGATTGATTTCCCCCGGGGAAGCAGCAACACCACGGAAAACTTTTTAACGCGGACGCTGTCATTTACCGTGCCCGAGGGACAAAAGGATTTGTGGTATCGCGTGGCAGCGGGAAAAATTGTCCCCTTGCCGGAAGGGGCCGGGACCTATCGGGTCGATGATAATCTGATCCTCAAGCTGCAACTCCCCGACGGTCTGACGGCGACACTGCGCGACCAAAACAACCAGCAGGAATTGCTAGTGCCTATTGGTGGAGCAGGCCAGTCGGAATTGACGCTCGAGTATCACTGGTAG
- a CDS encoding YbjQ family protein, translating into MNPYQGTLHTGTGNARQSHIDPQWVTTALELPGCRIVRNLGVVRGIVCRSRSVVGNFFGGIQTIFGGNITVYTELCERARQDAYDLLLQHAAEMGANAIVGMHYDANEVMQGVTEVLAYGTAVIIEAQPR; encoded by the coding sequence ATGAATCCTTACCAAGGCACCCTGCACACCGGAACGGGCAATGCCCGTCAGTCCCATATTGATCCCCAGTGGGTCACCACCGCCCTGGAACTGCCAGGTTGCCGCATCGTCCGCAATCTGGGCGTGGTGCGCGGAATTGTCTGCCGCTCGCGCAGCGTCGTGGGGAATTTTTTTGGCGGCATTCAAACCATCTTTGGCGGAAATATCACCGTCTATACTGAATTGTGCGAACGGGCCCGCCAGGATGCCTATGATCTGCTATTGCAACACGCCGCCGAAATGGGGGCCAACGCCATCGTCGGCATGCACTACGACGCCAATGAAGTGATGCAGGGCGTGACCGAAGTGCTGGCTTATGGCACGGCGGTGATCATTGAGGCCCAACCCAGGTAA
- a CDS encoding NAD-dependent epimerase/dehydratase family protein, whose protein sequence is MKYLITGATGLVGNNVTRLLLERGDSVRALVRQSQLDRSLANLPIQTVRGDITQSDTLSAAIDGVDAVIHCAAFVHLGSSQEDLMQAANVDGTASIATACRNAGVLLLYVSSVDALGLGTRANPANEDTPTDTYPVLCGYVRTKRAAEAAVQAEVARGLDAVIVNPVYMLGPWDWKPSSGRMLLEVARGWAKLSPPGGNDFVDVRDVALGILTACARGKTGRRYILGGTPLSYFDAWTLFAEITGAKPPWRNARTPMLWLAGTAGDLIYRLTGKEPDFNSAAVAMSRIEHHYSYARAAAELDYRPRDLRETVTAAWEWFVDHGYARKRS, encoded by the coding sequence ATGAAATATCTAATCACTGGCGCGACCGGCCTGGTGGGCAACAACGTCACCCGCTTGCTCCTCGAACGTGGCGACTCTGTTCGCGCGCTAGTCCGGCAATCCCAGCTGGATCGTTCGTTGGCCAACTTGCCCATTCAGACCGTGAGGGGGGACATCACCCAATCCGACACGCTCTCAGCCGCGATCGACGGGGTGGATGCCGTCATCCACTGCGCGGCGTTTGTGCATTTGGGATCTTCCCAAGAAGACCTAATGCAGGCCGCCAATGTGGACGGCACCGCCAGTATTGCCACTGCTTGCCGGAACGCGGGCGTGCTTCTGCTGTATGTTTCTAGCGTCGACGCGCTGGGCCTGGGAACACGGGCCAATCCGGCCAATGAGGATACGCCCACTGACACGTATCCCGTCCTTTGTGGTTATGTCCGAACCAAGCGCGCGGCGGAAGCGGCGGTCCAGGCGGAAGTGGCCCGCGGCCTGGACGCCGTGATTGTCAATCCGGTGTATATGCTAGGTCCCTGGGACTGGAAGCCCTCCTCCGGCAGGATGCTCCTGGAAGTGGCCCGCGGTTGGGCCAAGCTAAGCCCACCGGGAGGAAACGACTTTGTCGATGTGCGCGATGTGGCGCTAGGCATTCTTACCGCTTGTGCGCGGGGAAAAACCGGCCGGCGCTACATCCTGGGGGGAACGCCACTTTCATATTTTGACGCCTGGACGCTGTTTGCCGAGATTACCGGCGCAAAACCTCCCTGGCGCAACGCCCGGACGCCCATGCTTTGGCTGGCCGGGACGGCGGGGGACTTGATTTATCGTTTAACGGGCAAAGAGCCGGATTTTAATAGCGCGGCGGTCGCCATGTCACGAATCGAGCATCATTACAGTTACGCGCGCGCCGCGGCGGAGCTGGATTATCGGCCCCGGGACCTTCGGGAGACGGTGACGGCGGCTTGGGAATGGTTTGTGGATCATGGGTACGCGCGAAAGCGTTCATAA